In Larimichthys crocea isolate SSNF chromosome VI, L_crocea_2.0, whole genome shotgun sequence, one genomic interval encodes:
- the ppfia4 gene encoding liprin-alpha-4 isoform X8, translated as MMCEVMPTISEGDSAGPSRGTGGVPNGSEQEANFEQLMVNMLDERDKLLESLRETQETLIQSQTKLQGALHERDVLQRQINAALPQEFATLTKELNICREQLLEKEEEISELKAERNNTRLLLEHLECLVSRHERSLRMTVVKRQAPPPSGVSSEVEVLKALKSLFEHHKALDEKVRERLRVALERVATLEGQLATTTQELNTVRQRKDGDSVERTDGSKPTWKRLPNGSIDAHDDGGRVSELQELLDRTNKELAQSREHSATLNARLAELEAELTNARRELSRSEELSIKQQREQREREDMEERITTLEKRYLAAQRETTHIHDLNDKLENELATKDSLHRQSEEKVRQLQEMLEMAEQRLAQTMRKAETLPEVEAELAQRVAALSKAEERHGNVEERLRQLESQLEEKNQELGRARQREKMNEEHNKRLSDTVDRLLTESNERLQLHLKERMAALEDKNSLIQDLENCQKQLEEFHHTRERLIGEIEKLRNEIDHLKRRSGAFGDGTHPRSHLGSSSDLRFSVVEGQDGHYSTTVIRRAQKGRLSALRDDPNKDYPSLRGSVSHLLGSDIEPESDLDDDVSSALLSPSGQSDAQTLALMLQEQLDAINEEIRMIQVERESADLRSDEIESRVNSGSMDGLNVTLRPRALPTSATAQSLASSSSPPTSGHSTPKHHSRNASHHLGIMTLPSDLRKHRRKVASPVEVDKATIKCETSPPSSPRSLRLETNFAQFTGSLEDGRGKQKKGIKSSIGRLFGKKEKGGRMEQTVGRDGQPLPALSDFEMGIGDTMTLGKLGTQAERDRRMKKKHELLEDARKRGLAFAQWDGPTVVSWLELWVGMPAWYVAACRANVKSGAIMSALSDTEIQREIGISNPLHRLKLRLAIQEMVSLTSPSAPLTSRTSSGNVWVTHEEMENLASSTKADNEEGSWAQTLAYGDMNHEWIGNEWLPSLGLPQYRSYFMECLVDARMLDHLTKKDLRSHLKMVDSFHRASLQYGIMCLKRLNYDRKDLERRREDSQHDMKDVLVWTNEQVIHWVLSIGLREYSGNLLESGVHGALISLDETFDYSSLALILQIPMQNTQARQVLEREFNNLLALGTDRRLEESGDDKSFRRSPSWRKRFRAREGGAGLGMMAGSMETLPAGFRMPSMSMPPSVNLMPKKQLQPEVHSHYLYGHMLAAF; from the exons gaGTTTGCCACCCTGACGAAGGAGCTGAACATATGCCGGGAGCAGCtgctggagaaagaggaggaaatatCGGAGCTGAAAGCTGAAAGGAACAACACTAgg ctgctgttggaGCACCTGGAGTGTCTGGTGTCTCGTCACGAACGCAGTCTGAGGATGACAGTGGTGAAGAGACAGGCACCCCCACCATCTGGAGTCTCCAGCGAGGTGGAGGTCCTCAAAGCCCTGAAGTCGCTATTTGAACACCACAAGGCTCTGGATGAAaag GTACGTGAAAGGCTCCGGGTGGCTCTGGAAAGGGTGGCCACCCTGGAGGGACAGCTAGCAACTACCACGCAAGAG TTGAACACGGTGAGACAAAGGAAGGACGGTGACTCAGTGGAGCGAACAGATGGATCCAAGCCTACATGGAAG AGACTGCCCAACGGCTCCATAGACGCACACGACGATGGCGGCCGGGTGTCCGAGCTTCAGGAGCTGTTGGATCGGACCAATAAGGAGTTGGCCCAGAGCCGCGAGCACTCTGCCACCCTCAACGCCCGTTTGGCCGAGCTCGAGGCCGAGCTTACGAATGCACGCAGAGAACTGAGCCGCAGTgaggagctgtcaatcaaacaacagagggaacagagagag AGAGAGGACATGGAAGAGAGGATAACAACGTTAGAGAAACGCTACCTGGCTGCTCAGCGGGAGACCACGCACATCCACGACCTCAACGACAAACTGGAGAATGAACTGGCCACCAAGGACTCACTGCACCGACAG agcgaGGAGAAGGTGCGCCAGCTGCAAGAGATGCTGGAGATGGCAGAGCAGAGGCTGGCTCAGACCATGAGGAAGGCCGAGACGCTGCCAGAGGTGGAAGCTGAACTGGCACAGAGAGTGGCAGCACTTtccaag GCTGAGGAGCGGCATGGCAACGTGGAAGAGCGGCTCAGACAGCTGGAGTCACAACTGGAGGAGAAGAACCAAGAGCTAggaagg GCTCgtcaaagagagaaaatgaacgAGGAGCACAACAAGCGTTTGTCTGACACGGTGGATCGTCTGCTCACCGAGTCCAACGAAAGACTGCAGCTCCATCTGAAGGAACGCATGGCTGCCCTGGAGGACAAG AACTCCCTCATCCAGGACCTCGAGAACTGCCAGAAACAGCTCGAAGAATTTCACCACACCAGG GAACGGCTGATTGGAGAGATCGAGAAGTTGAGGAATGAGATCGACCATTTGAAACGTCGCAGCGGGGCGTTTGGAGACGGAACCCACCCTCG GTCTCACCTGGGGAGCTCCAGTGACCTTCGCTTCTCTGTGGTGGAGGGCCAAGACGGCCACTACAGCACAACTGTGATCAGGCGAGCGCAGAAGGGCCGACTGTCAGCGCTACGAGACGACCCAAACAAG GACTACCCATCTCTGCGTGGGAGCGTCAGCCACCTCCTCGGCAGCGACATCGAGCCAGAGTCAGACCTGGATGATGACGTTAGCTCGGCCCTGCTTTCTCCCAGcggccaatcagacgctcagactCTCGCTCTCATGCTGCAGGAGCAGCTTGACGCTATCAACGAAGAGATAAG GATGATCCAGGTGGAGAGAGAGTCAGCAGACCTCCGCTCGGACGAGATTGAATCTCGGGTGAACAGCGGCAGCATGGACGGACTCAACGTGACGCTTCGACCCCGAGCCCTGCCCACCTCCGCCACCGCACAGTCCCTGGCGTCATCCTCTTCCCCGCCCACCAGCGGCCACTCCACGCCTAAACACCACTCACGCAACGCCAGCCACCATCTAGGCATCATGACTCtg CCAAGTGACTTGAGGAAACACCGCAGGAAAGTAGCA TCTCCAGTGGAAGTGGACAAAGCTACCATCAAGTGTGAGACATCACCTCCCTCGTCCCCCCGTAGTTTACGGCTGGAAACCAATTTCGCCCAGTTCACAGGCAGTCTGGAGGATGGACgagg CAAGCAGAAGAAAGGCATCAAGTCGTCTATCGGTCGATTGTTtgggaagaaggagaaggggggTCGAATGGAGCAGACTGTAGGCAGAGACGGACAGCCTCTACCGGCCCTTTCAG ATTTTGAGATGGGTATCGGTGACACCATGACTCTGGGAAAACTGGGAACTCAGGCTGAGAGAGACCGCAGGatgaagaaaaa ACACGAGCTTCTGGAAGACGCCAGGAAAAGAGGCCTGGCATTTGCCCAGTGGGACGGCCCTACTGTTGTCTCCTGGCTAGAG CTGTGGGTGGGTATGCCGGCGTGGTATGTGGCAGCCTGCCGCGCCAACGTGAAGAGCGGAGCCATCATGTCAGCTCTTTCAGACACAGAGATCCAGCGGGAGATTGGCATTAGCAACCCTCTGCACCGACTCAAACTCCGCTTGGCCATCCAGGAGATGGTCTCCCTCACCAGCCCGTCGGCACCACTTACCTCCAGAACg TCCTCCGGAAATGTGTGGGTGACTCATGAAGAGATGGAGAACCTGGCTTCCTCCACTAAAGCG GACAATGAGGAGGGCAGCTGGGCACAG ACTCTGGCGTACGGCGACATGAATCATGAGTGGATAGGGAACGAGTGGCTGCCCAGCCTCGGCCTGCCTCAGTACCGCTCCTACTTCATGGAGTGTCTGGTGGACGCACGCATGCTGGACCACCTGACCAAGAAGGACCTGAGGAGCCACCTCAAAATGGTGGACAGCTTTCATAG GGCTAGTCTGCAGTATGGGATTATGTGCTTGAAGAGACTCAATTATGACAGAAAAGACCTGGAGCGCCGGAGAGAGGACAGCCAACACGACATGAAAG atGTGTTGGTGTGGACCAACGAGCAGGTGATCCACTGGGTCCTGTCCATCGGTTTGAGGGAGTATAGCGGCAACTTGTTGGAGAGCGGTGTCCACGGAGCGCTCATCTCTCTGGACGAGACCTTCGACTACAGCAGCCTAGCGCTCATCCTGCAGATCCCTATGCAGAACACACAG gcACGGCAGGTTCTGGAGAGAGAGTTTAACAACCTGTTAGCCTTGGGGACCGACCGTCGACTAGAGGAG AGTGGCGACGACAAGTCTTTTCGACGCTCTCCATCATGGCGCAAAAGGTTTCGGGCACGTGAGGGAGGGGCGGGTCTGGGCATGATGGCAGGCTCCATGGAAACCTTGCCTGCTGGCTTCCGCATGCCCTCCATGTCCATGCCGCCCTCTGTGAATTTGATGCccaaaaaacagctgcagcctgaAG TGCATTCTCATTACCTATACGGACACATGCTTGCGGCCTTTTGA
- the ppfia4 gene encoding liprin-alpha-4 isoform X6 has product MMCEVMPTISEGDSAGPSRGTGGVPNGSEQEANFEQLMVNMLDERDKLLESLRETQETLIQSQTKLQGALHERDVLQRQINAALPQEFATLTKELNICREQLLEKEEEISELKAERNNTRLLLEHLECLVSRHERSLRMTVVKRQAPPPSGVSSEVEVLKALKSLFEHHKALDEKVRERLRVALERVATLEGQLATTTQERLPNGSIDAHDDGGRVSELQELLDRTNKELAQSREHSATLNARLAELEAELTNARRELSRSEELSIKQQREQREREDMEERITTLEKRYLAAQRETTHIHDLNDKLENELATKDSLHRQSEEKVRQLQEMLEMAEQRLAQTMRKAETLPEVEAELAQRVAALSKAEERHGNVEERLRQLESQLEEKNQELGRARQREKMNEEHNKRLSDTVDRLLTESNERLQLHLKERMAALEDKNSLIQDLENCQKQLEEFHHTRERLIGEIEKLRNEIDHLKRRSGAFGDGTHPRSHLGSSSDLRFSVVEGQDGHYSTTVIRRAQKGRLSALRDDPNKVCAVFEQDYPSLRGSVSHLLGSDIEPESDLDDDVSSALLSPSGQSDAQTLALMLQEQLDAINEEIRMIQVERESADLRSDEIESRVNSGSMDGLNVTLRPRALPTSATAQSLASSSSPPTSGHSTPKHHSRNASHHLGIMTLPSDLRKHRRKVASPVEVDKATIKCETSPPSSPRSLRLETNFAQFTGSLEDGRGKQKKGIKSSIGRLFGKKEKGGRMEQTVGRDGQPLPALSDFEMGIGDTMTLGKLGTQAERDRRMKKKHELLEDARKRGLAFAQWDGPTVVSWLELWVGMPAWYVAACRANVKSGAIMSALSDTEIQREIGISNPLHRLKLRLAIQEMVSLTSPSAPLTSRTSSGNVWVTHEEMENLASSTKADNEEGSWAQTLAYGDMNHEWIGNEWLPSLGLPQYRSYFMECLVDARMLDHLTKKDLRSHLKMVDSFHRASLQYGIMCLKRLNYDRKDLERRREDSQHDMKDVLVWTNEQVIHWVLSIGLREYSGNLLESGVHGALISLDETFDYSSLALILQIPMQNTQARQVLEREFNNLLALGTDRRLEESGDDKSFRRSPSWRKRFRAREGGAGLGMMAGSMETLPAGFRMPSMSMPPSVNLMPKKQLQPEAPPPAPPRLDPSAVRTYSC; this is encoded by the exons gaGTTTGCCACCCTGACGAAGGAGCTGAACATATGCCGGGAGCAGCtgctggagaaagaggaggaaatatCGGAGCTGAAAGCTGAAAGGAACAACACTAgg ctgctgttggaGCACCTGGAGTGTCTGGTGTCTCGTCACGAACGCAGTCTGAGGATGACAGTGGTGAAGAGACAGGCACCCCCACCATCTGGAGTCTCCAGCGAGGTGGAGGTCCTCAAAGCCCTGAAGTCGCTATTTGAACACCACAAGGCTCTGGATGAAaag GTACGTGAAAGGCTCCGGGTGGCTCTGGAAAGGGTGGCCACCCTGGAGGGACAGCTAGCAACTACCACGCAAGAG AGACTGCCCAACGGCTCCATAGACGCACACGACGATGGCGGCCGGGTGTCCGAGCTTCAGGAGCTGTTGGATCGGACCAATAAGGAGTTGGCCCAGAGCCGCGAGCACTCTGCCACCCTCAACGCCCGTTTGGCCGAGCTCGAGGCCGAGCTTACGAATGCACGCAGAGAACTGAGCCGCAGTgaggagctgtcaatcaaacaacagagggaacagagagag AGAGAGGACATGGAAGAGAGGATAACAACGTTAGAGAAACGCTACCTGGCTGCTCAGCGGGAGACCACGCACATCCACGACCTCAACGACAAACTGGAGAATGAACTGGCCACCAAGGACTCACTGCACCGACAG agcgaGGAGAAGGTGCGCCAGCTGCAAGAGATGCTGGAGATGGCAGAGCAGAGGCTGGCTCAGACCATGAGGAAGGCCGAGACGCTGCCAGAGGTGGAAGCTGAACTGGCACAGAGAGTGGCAGCACTTtccaag GCTGAGGAGCGGCATGGCAACGTGGAAGAGCGGCTCAGACAGCTGGAGTCACAACTGGAGGAGAAGAACCAAGAGCTAggaagg GCTCgtcaaagagagaaaatgaacgAGGAGCACAACAAGCGTTTGTCTGACACGGTGGATCGTCTGCTCACCGAGTCCAACGAAAGACTGCAGCTCCATCTGAAGGAACGCATGGCTGCCCTGGAGGACAAG AACTCCCTCATCCAGGACCTCGAGAACTGCCAGAAACAGCTCGAAGAATTTCACCACACCAGG GAACGGCTGATTGGAGAGATCGAGAAGTTGAGGAATGAGATCGACCATTTGAAACGTCGCAGCGGGGCGTTTGGAGACGGAACCCACCCTCG GTCTCACCTGGGGAGCTCCAGTGACCTTCGCTTCTCTGTGGTGGAGGGCCAAGACGGCCACTACAGCACAACTGTGATCAGGCGAGCGCAGAAGGGCCGACTGTCAGCGCTACGAGACGACCCAAACAAG GTGTGCGCCGTGTTCGAACAGGACTACCCATCTCTGCGTGGGAGCGTCAGCCACCTCCTCGGCAGCGACATCGAGCCAGAGTCAGACCTGGATGATGACGTTAGCTCGGCCCTGCTTTCTCCCAGcggccaatcagacgctcagactCTCGCTCTCATGCTGCAGGAGCAGCTTGACGCTATCAACGAAGAGATAAG GATGATCCAGGTGGAGAGAGAGTCAGCAGACCTCCGCTCGGACGAGATTGAATCTCGGGTGAACAGCGGCAGCATGGACGGACTCAACGTGACGCTTCGACCCCGAGCCCTGCCCACCTCCGCCACCGCACAGTCCCTGGCGTCATCCTCTTCCCCGCCCACCAGCGGCCACTCCACGCCTAAACACCACTCACGCAACGCCAGCCACCATCTAGGCATCATGACTCtg CCAAGTGACTTGAGGAAACACCGCAGGAAAGTAGCA TCTCCAGTGGAAGTGGACAAAGCTACCATCAAGTGTGAGACATCACCTCCCTCGTCCCCCCGTAGTTTACGGCTGGAAACCAATTTCGCCCAGTTCACAGGCAGTCTGGAGGATGGACgagg CAAGCAGAAGAAAGGCATCAAGTCGTCTATCGGTCGATTGTTtgggaagaaggagaaggggggTCGAATGGAGCAGACTGTAGGCAGAGACGGACAGCCTCTACCGGCCCTTTCAG ATTTTGAGATGGGTATCGGTGACACCATGACTCTGGGAAAACTGGGAACTCAGGCTGAGAGAGACCGCAGGatgaagaaaaa ACACGAGCTTCTGGAAGACGCCAGGAAAAGAGGCCTGGCATTTGCCCAGTGGGACGGCCCTACTGTTGTCTCCTGGCTAGAG CTGTGGGTGGGTATGCCGGCGTGGTATGTGGCAGCCTGCCGCGCCAACGTGAAGAGCGGAGCCATCATGTCAGCTCTTTCAGACACAGAGATCCAGCGGGAGATTGGCATTAGCAACCCTCTGCACCGACTCAAACTCCGCTTGGCCATCCAGGAGATGGTCTCCCTCACCAGCCCGTCGGCACCACTTACCTCCAGAACg TCCTCCGGAAATGTGTGGGTGACTCATGAAGAGATGGAGAACCTGGCTTCCTCCACTAAAGCG GACAATGAGGAGGGCAGCTGGGCACAG ACTCTGGCGTACGGCGACATGAATCATGAGTGGATAGGGAACGAGTGGCTGCCCAGCCTCGGCCTGCCTCAGTACCGCTCCTACTTCATGGAGTGTCTGGTGGACGCACGCATGCTGGACCACCTGACCAAGAAGGACCTGAGGAGCCACCTCAAAATGGTGGACAGCTTTCATAG GGCTAGTCTGCAGTATGGGATTATGTGCTTGAAGAGACTCAATTATGACAGAAAAGACCTGGAGCGCCGGAGAGAGGACAGCCAACACGACATGAAAG atGTGTTGGTGTGGACCAACGAGCAGGTGATCCACTGGGTCCTGTCCATCGGTTTGAGGGAGTATAGCGGCAACTTGTTGGAGAGCGGTGTCCACGGAGCGCTCATCTCTCTGGACGAGACCTTCGACTACAGCAGCCTAGCGCTCATCCTGCAGATCCCTATGCAGAACACACAG gcACGGCAGGTTCTGGAGAGAGAGTTTAACAACCTGTTAGCCTTGGGGACCGACCGTCGACTAGAGGAG AGTGGCGACGACAAGTCTTTTCGACGCTCTCCATCATGGCGCAAAAGGTTTCGGGCACGTGAGGGAGGGGCGGGTCTGGGCATGATGGCAGGCTCCATGGAAACCTTGCCTGCTGGCTTCCGCATGCCCTCCATGTCCATGCCGCCCTCTGTGAATTTGATGCccaaaaaacagctgcagcctgaAG CTCCTCCCCCGGCGCCCCCGAGACTCGACCCCTCGGCTGTGCGGACCTATTCATGCTAA
- the ppfia4 gene encoding liprin-alpha-4 isoform X3, with protein MMCEVMPTISEGDSAGPSRGTGGVPNGSEQEANFEQLMVNMLDERDKLLESLRETQETLIQSQTKLQGALHERDVLQRQINAALPQEFATLTKELNICREQLLEKEEEISELKAERNNTRLLLEHLECLVSRHERSLRMTVVKRQAPPPSGVSSEVEVLKALKSLFEHHKALDEKVRERLRVALERVATLEGQLATTTQELNTVRQRKDGDSVERTDGSKPTWKRLPNGSIDAHDDGGRVSELQELLDRTNKELAQSREHSATLNARLAELEAELTNARRELSRSEELSIKQQREQREREDMEERITTLEKRYLAAQRETTHIHDLNDKLENELATKDSLHRQSEEKVRQLQEMLEMAEQRLAQTMRKAETLPEVEAELAQRVAALSKAEERHGNVEERLRQLESQLEEKNQELGRARQREKMNEEHNKRLSDTVDRLLTESNERLQLHLKERMAALEDKNSLIQDLENCQKQLEEFHHTRERLIGEIEKLRNEIDHLKRRSGAFGDGTHPRSHLGSSSDLRFSVVEGQDGHYSTTVIRRAQKGRLSALRDDPNKDYPSLRGSVSHLLGSDIEPESDLDDDVSSALLSPSGQSDAQTLALMLQEQLDAINEEIRMIQVERESADLRSDEIESRVNSGSMDGLNVTLRPRALPTSATAQSLASSSSPPTSGHSTPKHHSRNASHHLGIMTLPSDLRKHRRKVASPVEVDKATIKCETSPPSSPRSLRLETNFAQFTGSLEDGRGKQKKGIKSSIGRLFGKKEKGGRMEQTVGRDGQPLPALSDFEMGIGDTMTLGKLGTQAERDRRMKKKHELLEDARKRGLAFAQWDGPTVVSWLELWVGMPAWYVAACRANVKSGAIMSALSDTEIQREIGISNPLHRLKLRLAIQEMVSLTSPSAPLTSRTSSGNVWVTHEEMENLASSTKADNEEGSWAQTLAYGDMNHEWIGNEWLPSLGLPQYRSYFMECLVDARMLDHLTKKDLRSHLKMVDSFHRASLQYGIMCLKRLNYDRKDLERRREDSQHDMKDVLVWTNEQVIHWVLSIGLREYSGNLLESGVHGALISLDETFDYSSLALILQIPMQNTQARQVLEREFNNLLALGTDRRLEESGDDKSFRRSPSWRKRFRAREGGAGLGMMAGSMETLPAGFRMPSMSMPPSVNLMPKKQLQPEAPPPAPPRLDPSAVRTYSC; from the exons gaGTTTGCCACCCTGACGAAGGAGCTGAACATATGCCGGGAGCAGCtgctggagaaagaggaggaaatatCGGAGCTGAAAGCTGAAAGGAACAACACTAgg ctgctgttggaGCACCTGGAGTGTCTGGTGTCTCGTCACGAACGCAGTCTGAGGATGACAGTGGTGAAGAGACAGGCACCCCCACCATCTGGAGTCTCCAGCGAGGTGGAGGTCCTCAAAGCCCTGAAGTCGCTATTTGAACACCACAAGGCTCTGGATGAAaag GTACGTGAAAGGCTCCGGGTGGCTCTGGAAAGGGTGGCCACCCTGGAGGGACAGCTAGCAACTACCACGCAAGAG TTGAACACGGTGAGACAAAGGAAGGACGGTGACTCAGTGGAGCGAACAGATGGATCCAAGCCTACATGGAAG AGACTGCCCAACGGCTCCATAGACGCACACGACGATGGCGGCCGGGTGTCCGAGCTTCAGGAGCTGTTGGATCGGACCAATAAGGAGTTGGCCCAGAGCCGCGAGCACTCTGCCACCCTCAACGCCCGTTTGGCCGAGCTCGAGGCCGAGCTTACGAATGCACGCAGAGAACTGAGCCGCAGTgaggagctgtcaatcaaacaacagagggaacagagagag AGAGAGGACATGGAAGAGAGGATAACAACGTTAGAGAAACGCTACCTGGCTGCTCAGCGGGAGACCACGCACATCCACGACCTCAACGACAAACTGGAGAATGAACTGGCCACCAAGGACTCACTGCACCGACAG agcgaGGAGAAGGTGCGCCAGCTGCAAGAGATGCTGGAGATGGCAGAGCAGAGGCTGGCTCAGACCATGAGGAAGGCCGAGACGCTGCCAGAGGTGGAAGCTGAACTGGCACAGAGAGTGGCAGCACTTtccaag GCTGAGGAGCGGCATGGCAACGTGGAAGAGCGGCTCAGACAGCTGGAGTCACAACTGGAGGAGAAGAACCAAGAGCTAggaagg GCTCgtcaaagagagaaaatgaacgAGGAGCACAACAAGCGTTTGTCTGACACGGTGGATCGTCTGCTCACCGAGTCCAACGAAAGACTGCAGCTCCATCTGAAGGAACGCATGGCTGCCCTGGAGGACAAG AACTCCCTCATCCAGGACCTCGAGAACTGCCAGAAACAGCTCGAAGAATTTCACCACACCAGG GAACGGCTGATTGGAGAGATCGAGAAGTTGAGGAATGAGATCGACCATTTGAAACGTCGCAGCGGGGCGTTTGGAGACGGAACCCACCCTCG GTCTCACCTGGGGAGCTCCAGTGACCTTCGCTTCTCTGTGGTGGAGGGCCAAGACGGCCACTACAGCACAACTGTGATCAGGCGAGCGCAGAAGGGCCGACTGTCAGCGCTACGAGACGACCCAAACAAG GACTACCCATCTCTGCGTGGGAGCGTCAGCCACCTCCTCGGCAGCGACATCGAGCCAGAGTCAGACCTGGATGATGACGTTAGCTCGGCCCTGCTTTCTCCCAGcggccaatcagacgctcagactCTCGCTCTCATGCTGCAGGAGCAGCTTGACGCTATCAACGAAGAGATAAG GATGATCCAGGTGGAGAGAGAGTCAGCAGACCTCCGCTCGGACGAGATTGAATCTCGGGTGAACAGCGGCAGCATGGACGGACTCAACGTGACGCTTCGACCCCGAGCCCTGCCCACCTCCGCCACCGCACAGTCCCTGGCGTCATCCTCTTCCCCGCCCACCAGCGGCCACTCCACGCCTAAACACCACTCACGCAACGCCAGCCACCATCTAGGCATCATGACTCtg CCAAGTGACTTGAGGAAACACCGCAGGAAAGTAGCA TCTCCAGTGGAAGTGGACAAAGCTACCATCAAGTGTGAGACATCACCTCCCTCGTCCCCCCGTAGTTTACGGCTGGAAACCAATTTCGCCCAGTTCACAGGCAGTCTGGAGGATGGACgagg CAAGCAGAAGAAAGGCATCAAGTCGTCTATCGGTCGATTGTTtgggaagaaggagaaggggggTCGAATGGAGCAGACTGTAGGCAGAGACGGACAGCCTCTACCGGCCCTTTCAG ATTTTGAGATGGGTATCGGTGACACCATGACTCTGGGAAAACTGGGAACTCAGGCTGAGAGAGACCGCAGGatgaagaaaaa ACACGAGCTTCTGGAAGACGCCAGGAAAAGAGGCCTGGCATTTGCCCAGTGGGACGGCCCTACTGTTGTCTCCTGGCTAGAG CTGTGGGTGGGTATGCCGGCGTGGTATGTGGCAGCCTGCCGCGCCAACGTGAAGAGCGGAGCCATCATGTCAGCTCTTTCAGACACAGAGATCCAGCGGGAGATTGGCATTAGCAACCCTCTGCACCGACTCAAACTCCGCTTGGCCATCCAGGAGATGGTCTCCCTCACCAGCCCGTCGGCACCACTTACCTCCAGAACg TCCTCCGGAAATGTGTGGGTGACTCATGAAGAGATGGAGAACCTGGCTTCCTCCACTAAAGCG GACAATGAGGAGGGCAGCTGGGCACAG ACTCTGGCGTACGGCGACATGAATCATGAGTGGATAGGGAACGAGTGGCTGCCCAGCCTCGGCCTGCCTCAGTACCGCTCCTACTTCATGGAGTGTCTGGTGGACGCACGCATGCTGGACCACCTGACCAAGAAGGACCTGAGGAGCCACCTCAAAATGGTGGACAGCTTTCATAG GGCTAGTCTGCAGTATGGGATTATGTGCTTGAAGAGACTCAATTATGACAGAAAAGACCTGGAGCGCCGGAGAGAGGACAGCCAACACGACATGAAAG atGTGTTGGTGTGGACCAACGAGCAGGTGATCCACTGGGTCCTGTCCATCGGTTTGAGGGAGTATAGCGGCAACTTGTTGGAGAGCGGTGTCCACGGAGCGCTCATCTCTCTGGACGAGACCTTCGACTACAGCAGCCTAGCGCTCATCCTGCAGATCCCTATGCAGAACACACAG gcACGGCAGGTTCTGGAGAGAGAGTTTAACAACCTGTTAGCCTTGGGGACCGACCGTCGACTAGAGGAG AGTGGCGACGACAAGTCTTTTCGACGCTCTCCATCATGGCGCAAAAGGTTTCGGGCACGTGAGGGAGGGGCGGGTCTGGGCATGATGGCAGGCTCCATGGAAACCTTGCCTGCTGGCTTCCGCATGCCCTCCATGTCCATGCCGCCCTCTGTGAATTTGATGCccaaaaaacagctgcagcctgaAG CTCCTCCCCCGGCGCCCCCGAGACTCGACCCCTCGGCTGTGCGGACCTATTCATGCTAA